A single genomic interval of Amycolatopsis albispora harbors:
- a CDS encoding 2-oxoacid:acceptor oxidoreductase subunit alpha, whose protein sequence is MSTSANGNGADAPTALSPARRTEVSKLDRVVIRFAGDSGDGMQLTGDRFTSEAAAFGNDLSTMPNFPAEIRAPQGTIPGVSSFQVHFADYDILTPGDRPDVLVAMNPAALKANLGDVPHGGTVIVNTDEFSGRNMTKVGFDANPLEDDTLAPFQVHKVAMSTLTRGALEETGLSKKDAERAKNMFALGLLSWMYHRPTEGTERFLREKFAKKPDIAEANILAFRAGWNYGETTESFATTFEVAPAKLARGTYRQITGNTALAYGLVAAGQRAGLPILLGTYPITPASDVLHELSKHKNFGILTFQAEDEIAGIGAALGASYGGALGVTSTSGPGVALKSETIGLGVMTELPLVVIDVQRGGPSTGLPTKTEQADLLQALYGRNGESPVPVVAPQTPADCFDAAIEATRIALKYRTPVLLLSDGAIANGSEPWLIPDVDSLPDLQVEFAKEPNATDGSGEFWPYVRDPETLARAWAVPGTAGLQHRIGGLEKADGTGHISYDPDNHDKMVRLRQAKVDGIDVPDLVVDDPSGGKARVLALGWGSSYGPIGAACRRVRKNGMPIAQAHLRHLNPLPANLGDILNSYDTVVLPEMNLGQLAMVLRAKYLVDVRSYTKVAGLPFKAEELQGVFTDIIKGVEGK, encoded by the coding sequence ATGAGCACGAGTGCGAACGGCAACGGCGCAGACGCACCGACCGCGCTGTCGCCTGCCAGGCGGACCGAGGTCAGCAAGCTGGACCGGGTGGTCATCCGCTTCGCCGGCGACTCCGGTGACGGCATGCAGCTGACCGGGGACAGGTTCACCTCGGAGGCGGCCGCCTTCGGCAACGACCTGTCCACCATGCCGAACTTCCCGGCCGAGATCCGCGCCCCGCAGGGCACCATTCCCGGCGTCTCCAGCTTCCAGGTGCACTTCGCCGACTACGACATCCTGACCCCCGGCGACCGGCCCGACGTGCTGGTCGCGATGAATCCCGCCGCGCTCAAGGCGAACCTCGGCGACGTCCCACATGGCGGGACGGTCATCGTGAACACCGACGAGTTCTCCGGCCGAAACATGACCAAGGTCGGCTTCGACGCGAACCCGCTCGAGGACGACACGCTCGCGCCGTTCCAGGTGCACAAGGTGGCCATGTCCACGCTCACCCGCGGGGCGCTGGAGGAAACCGGGCTGTCGAAGAAGGACGCCGAGCGCGCGAAGAACATGTTCGCGCTCGGGCTGCTGTCCTGGATGTACCACCGGCCGACCGAGGGCACCGAGCGCTTCCTGCGCGAGAAGTTCGCCAAGAAGCCGGACATCGCCGAGGCGAACATCCTCGCCTTCCGCGCCGGCTGGAACTACGGCGAAACCACCGAATCCTTCGCCACCACCTTCGAGGTGGCCCCGGCGAAGCTGGCGCGGGGCACCTACCGCCAGATCACCGGCAACACCGCGCTGGCCTACGGGCTGGTCGCCGCCGGGCAGCGGGCCGGGCTGCCGATCCTGCTCGGCACCTACCCGATCACCCCGGCTTCGGACGTGCTGCACGAGCTGTCCAAGCACAAGAACTTCGGCATCCTGACCTTCCAGGCCGAGGACGAGATCGCCGGCATCGGCGCCGCGCTCGGCGCCTCCTACGGCGGCGCGCTGGGCGTCACCTCCACCTCCGGCCCCGGCGTGGCGCTGAAGTCGGAGACCATCGGCCTCGGCGTGATGACCGAGCTGCCGCTGGTGGTCATCGACGTGCAGCGCGGTGGCCCGTCTACCGGCCTGCCGACCAAAACCGAGCAGGCCGACCTGCTGCAGGCGCTCTACGGCCGCAACGGCGAAAGCCCGGTGCCGGTGGTCGCGCCGCAGACCCCGGCCGACTGCTTCGACGCCGCCATCGAGGCCACCCGGATCGCGCTGAAGTACCGCACGCCGGTGCTGCTGCTGTCCGACGGTGCCATCGCCAACGGCAGCGAGCCGTGGCTGATCCCGGACGTGGACAGCCTGCCGGATCTGCAGGTCGAATTCGCCAAGGAGCCGAACGCCACCGACGGATCCGGCGAATTCTGGCCCTACGTCAGGGATCCCGAGACACTCGCCCGCGCGTGGGCGGTCCCCGGCACGGCCGGGCTGCAGCACCGCATCGGCGGGCTGGAGAAGGCCGACGGCACCGGGCACATCTCCTACGACCCGGACAACCACGACAAGATGGTCCGGCTGCGCCAGGCCAAGGTCGACGGCATCGACGTGCCGGACCTGGTGGTGGACGACCCGAGCGGCGGCAAGGCCAGGGTGCTCGCGCTCGGCTGGGGTTCGTCCTACGGCCCGATCGGCGCGGCCTGCCGCCGGGTGCGCAAGAACGGCATGCCGATCGCGCAGGCGCACCTGCGGCACCTGAACCCGTTGCCGGCCAACCTCGGCGACATCCTGAACTCCTACGACACCGTGGTGCTGCCGGAAATGAACCTGGGCCAGCTGGCCATGGTGCTGCGCGCCAAGTACCTGGTCGACGTCCGCTCCTACACCAAGGTCGCCGGACTGCCGTTCAAGGCCGAAGAACTGCAGGGCGTCTTCACCGACATCATCAAGGGGGTCGAGGGCAAATGA
- a CDS encoding enoyl-CoA hydratase — MIRSEKRGKVAVLTIDAPDTRNALTLDLSARLAAEVAAAEADEGVHAVVVTGTPPGFCAGADLSALGEAKEAGLRAIYEGFLSVARCKLPTIAAVGGAAVGAGLNLALAADVRLAGPRAKFVARFLELGLHPGGGMTWMLQRAVGRQRAVAMTLFGEVLDAAAAEAARLTMRTVDGDHGRLIDAALELAAPAAGAPRELVIATKASMRATAAEPSHEAAVNIEIAPQLDSLESPEFARRLGELRSRLSRDTDRGAIK; from the coding sequence ATGATCCGCAGCGAGAAGCGCGGCAAGGTCGCCGTGCTCACCATCGACGCCCCGGACACCCGCAACGCCCTCACGCTGGACCTTTCCGCGCGGCTGGCCGCCGAGGTCGCCGCCGCGGAGGCCGATGAAGGCGTCCACGCCGTGGTGGTCACCGGAACCCCGCCCGGCTTCTGCGCCGGCGCCGACCTCTCCGCACTGGGCGAAGCGAAGGAAGCCGGACTGCGGGCGATCTACGAGGGCTTTCTCTCGGTCGCGCGCTGCAAGCTGCCGACGATCGCCGCGGTCGGCGGTGCCGCCGTCGGCGCCGGGCTCAACCTGGCACTGGCCGCCGACGTCCGGCTGGCCGGTCCGCGCGCGAAGTTCGTCGCCCGCTTCCTCGAACTCGGGCTGCACCCGGGCGGCGGCATGACCTGGATGCTCCAGCGGGCCGTCGGACGGCAGCGCGCGGTCGCGATGACGTTGTTCGGCGAAGTGCTCGACGCGGCCGCCGCCGAGGCCGCTCGTCTCACCATGCGGACGGTCGACGGTGACCACGGGCGACTGATCGATGCCGCGCTGGAACTGGCCGCGCCCGCCGCCGGCGCGCCTCGCGAACTCGTCATCGCGACCAAGGCGTCGATGCGCGCGACCGCCGCCGAGCCGTCGCACGAGGCGGCGGTCAACATCGAGATAGCGCCCCAACTGGACTCTTTGGAATCCCCGGAGTTCGCCAGGCGCCTCGGCGAACTCCGGTCGCGCCTTAGCCGCGATACAGATCGGGGCGCTATCAAGTAG